In Candidatus Tanganyikabacteria bacterium, the following are encoded in one genomic region:
- a CDS encoding glycoside hydrolase family 13 protein: MRSFVGQSVALATVVTVVAGCGALAIPGLRGDAGGPQAASALKPRYVDPPQWAKDAVFYQIFPERFANGDKRNDPPGSEPWGSKPTYDNFMGGDLKGIRQNLDYLQSLGVTALYLNPIFAANSNHKYDTRDYMQIDPGFGTMQDFRDLVADLKKRKMRLLLDGVFNHTGDAHHWFQDASASGKVSPYWHHYNIYGYPVVYKPKPNYDSWWGFGSLPKLNFNNPAVPNYVLDKVVDFWGRQGIDGWRLDVPNEVNLPGFWERFRARVRAINPEAYIVGEIWDDPSPWIQGDKFDATMNYPFRKDILTYVGERRISVDQLDTYLAGQRGNQGTATNGMFNILGSHDVERLRTLVGSGANQRVAALIQMTYPGAPVVYYGDEVGMEGGKDPDDRRCFDWSGSSWDRPMLAWYQKLINIRKAHPALRDGWFHTVMRHNDKRLWAYYRERDGGDRVLVVMNAGSGAQDVAVPLKETKFADGTRLVDLLSGKTYQASGGQVVLGGVAPGGAILVADPAKGGRR; encoded by the coding sequence ATGCGGTCATTCGTGGGGCAGAGCGTCGCCTTGGCAACGGTGGTGACCGTCGTGGCTGGCTGCGGGGCGCTGGCGATCCCCGGCCTGCGCGGCGACGCGGGCGGGCCGCAGGCGGCAAGCGCCCTCAAGCCGCGCTACGTGGATCCGCCGCAGTGGGCCAAGGACGCGGTCTTCTACCAGATCTTCCCCGAGCGCTTCGCAAATGGCGACAAGCGCAACGATCCGCCCGGCAGCGAGCCCTGGGGCAGCAAGCCCACCTACGACAACTTCATGGGCGGCGATCTCAAGGGTATCCGCCAGAATCTCGACTACCTGCAGTCGCTGGGCGTGACGGCCCTCTACCTCAATCCCATCTTCGCGGCCAACTCCAACCACAAGTACGACACGCGCGACTACATGCAGATCGATCCCGGCTTCGGCACCATGCAGGATTTCCGCGATCTGGTCGCCGACCTCAAGAAGCGCAAGATGCGGTTGCTACTCGACGGCGTCTTCAACCACACCGGCGACGCGCACCACTGGTTCCAGGATGCCTCGGCGAGCGGCAAGGTCTCGCCCTACTGGCACCACTACAACATCTACGGCTACCCGGTCGTCTACAAGCCCAAGCCCAACTACGATTCCTGGTGGGGCTTCGGCTCGCTGCCCAAGCTGAATTTCAACAACCCCGCCGTCCCGAATTACGTGCTGGACAAGGTCGTGGACTTCTGGGGCCGCCAGGGCATCGACGGCTGGCGACTCGACGTGCCCAACGAGGTCAACCTGCCCGGCTTCTGGGAGCGCTTCCGCGCCAGGGTGCGGGCGATCAACCCGGAGGCCTACATCGTGGGCGAGATCTGGGACGATCCGAGCCCGTGGATCCAGGGCGACAAGTTCGACGCCACGATGAACTACCCGTTCCGCAAGGACATCCTCACCTACGTGGGCGAGCGGCGCATCAGCGTGGATCAGCTGGACACCTACCTGGCCGGCCAGCGCGGCAACCAGGGCACCGCGACCAACGGGATGTTCAACATCCTGGGCAGCCACGACGTGGAGCGCTTGCGCACCCTGGTAGGCAGCGGCGCCAACCAGCGCGTGGCGGCGCTCATCCAGATGACCTACCCGGGCGCCCCGGTCGTCTACTACGGCGACGAGGTGGGCATGGAAGGCGGCAAGGACCCCGACGACCGGCGTTGCTTCGACTGGTCGGGCTCCTCGTGGGATCGGCCGATGCTGGCCTGGTACCAGAAGTTGATCAACATCCGCAAGGCGCATCCCGCGCTGCGCGACGGCTGGTTCCACACCGTCATGCGCCACAACGACAAGCGCCTCTGGGCCTACTACCGCGAGCGCGACGGCGGCGACCGGGTGCTGGTGGTGATGAATGCAGGCTCCGGCGCCCAGGATGTCGCGGTCCCGCTCAAGGAGACCAAGTTCGCCGATGGCACCCGGCTGGTCGATCTGCTCTCGGGCAAGACCTACCAGGCTTCCGGCGGCCAGGTGGTCCTCGGAGGCGTGGCCCCGGGCGGCGCGATCCTGGTGGCCGATCCCGCCAAGGGAGGCAGGCGCTGA
- a CDS encoding redoxin domain-containing protein, translated as MRDAHPKIQARGETVAISYEDAITQKRFKDELHLPFPLLADPQYKAIDRYGGREKNNTYSKPAAFIVDKVGKIRFAYIGKDASDRPPVDLLLKSF; from the coding sequence TTGCGTGATGCCCACCCGAAGATCCAGGCCCGCGGCGAGACCGTGGCCATCAGCTACGAGGACGCCATCACCCAGAAGCGCTTCAAGGACGAATTGCACCTCCCGTTCCCGTTGCTGGCCGATCCGCAGTACAAGGCGATCGATCGGTACGGAGGCCGCGAGAAGAACAACACGTACTCCAAGCCGGCGGCCTTCATCGTCGACAAGGTCGGCAAGATCCGCTTCGCGTACATCGGCAAGGACGCGAGCGACCGCCCGCCCGTGGATCTGCTCCTCAAGAGCTTCTGA
- a CDS encoding redoxin domain-containing protein, protein MSNDPSVAPADKPRRSPVMPVAIGLVALVGAGITWLIASPSTPVRTGPPQVGDVAPDFTLESSDGAPFRLADHRGREVMLVFFRTHT, encoded by the coding sequence ATGTCCAATGACCCTTCCGTGGCGCCAGCCGACAAGCCGCGCCGCTCGCCAGTCATGCCCGTAGCGATCGGATTGGTGGCCCTGGTGGGTGCCGGCATCACATGGTTGATCGCTTCACCCAGCACGCCCGTCCGGACGGGGCCGCCCCAGGTGGGCGACGTCGCCCCGGACTTCACCCTGGAGAGCTCCGACGGGGCGCCCTTCCGGCTCGCGGATCACCGGGGCCGCGAGGTCATGCTGGTCTTCTTCCGTACCCACACCTGA